The following coding sequences are from one Musa acuminata AAA Group cultivar baxijiao chromosome BXJ2-4, Cavendish_Baxijiao_AAA, whole genome shotgun sequence window:
- the LOC103983475 gene encoding LOW QUALITY PROTEIN: uncharacterized protein LOC103983475 (The sequence of the model RefSeq protein was modified relative to this genomic sequence to represent the inferred CDS: inserted 1 base in 1 codon; deleted 3 bases in 2 codons) has product MAGRIPSVVLASGRAGAVASNRQLLTTDAKQIRELLKQSPFXCSTPIRLQVRAGSGSSVVLQSGMVFPIKVHRIVETEKILNLEMAWVEKGTELKVDVPVVFKGEVVCPGLKKGGFLHKIRTSLKYLCPSENIPPKIEVDLANLDIGDRRVFMHDVAVQPSLKLLNKNDTMPICKDLAIKPNESEPKVKSEGTEMTEVEEAK; this is encoded by the exons ATGGCCGGCCGGATCCCGTCGGTGGTCCTCGCCTCCGGACGGGCCGGCGCCGTCGCCTCCAACAGGCAGCTGCTCACCACCGACGCGAAGCAGATTCGCGAGCTCCTCAAGCAGTCGCCTT TCTGCTCCACTCCCATCAGGCTCCAGGTCCGCGCCGGGTCCGGCTCATCGGTCGTCCTCCAGTCCGGCATGGTTTTCCCCATCAAG GTTCATAGGATCGTGGAGACAGAGAAGATTCTGAACTTGGAGATGGCATGGGTAGAGAAGGGAACGGAGTTGAAGGTTGATGTGCCTGTGGTCTTCAAGGGGGAGGTTGTCTGCCCTGGGTTGAAGAAAG GAGGTTTTCTTCACAAGATCAGGACCAGTTTAAAATACCTCTGCCCGTCAGAAAACATACCTCCAAAAATTGAGGTGGACTTAGCAAATCTGGACATCGGTGAT AGAAGAGTGTTTATGCATGATGTTGCAGTGCAACCTTCACTGAAGCTTTTGAATAAAAATGACACCATGCCAATCTGTAAGGATTTAGCAATT AAGCCCAACGAGTCTGAGCCTAAGGTAAAGTCAGAAGGCACAGAAATGACAGAAGTTGAAGAAGCCAAGTGA
- the LOC135610913 gene encoding mitogen-activated protein kinase kinase kinase 5-like isoform X2: MSPSSALDMPWWKSSSHNHILSSSSASQSTGGHRGSRRDVRFFPWSRRHPLPRLTRQRKLRHLTDVEIDELSLDDPAAVSFSAPVSMFANNLEAIPSRSVSSPILLPRPLPLPDAAAATPYRDSTSDRGLGFSHSNAIGFPLPSPLRASKRAEGDDGNGVAADPTSFVSAFGRLAYHTNYSSPDQVGISSNKSTISHRRKVFQDPNSSETMKFRLNIPAKSVPVSQFSSPVTSPVASPRRFSDVDFSASPIGFPGLQMWSAPEISSKGMMAVYPSRTSPEKTMYSPERSPLCSPRTKSPLLRSTNPSAPPSPVQTKLFAESPTAWHENGGSVNVHPLPLPPGASPSSQSNFGHQSAAKTEVSLKANHWQKGKLIGSGTFGTVYEATNRHNGSLCAMKEVNIIPDDAKSAECLKQLEQEIKFLSQFKHPNIVQYYGSETIEDRLYIYLEYVHPGSINKYVRQYCGAMTESVVRNFTRHILNGLIYLHSKKIMHRDIKGANLLVNVNGVVKLADFGMAKHLSGAAPTHSLKGSPFWMAPEMLQATMNKEIGYDLAVDIWSLGCTIIEMFTGKHPWSGLEGPQAMFKVLHKDPPIPETLSNDGKDFLQRCFRRNPAERPTANMLLEHPFVRNSHHYSIHGSLQAFAGIKLDNTFSPGDRGKSKSEPNVRRKHMPNGENNQSHPEIPELAVSRLSSRTAVEVFPSLSPPHASNASLSPVGSSANTQNGVQLGAANFQPYALPKR, translated from the exons ATGTCCCCCTCCTCCGCCCTCGACATGCCTTGGTGGAAGAGCAGCAGCCACAACCatatcctctcctcctcctccgcctcccagAGCACCGGCGGCCACCGTGGCAGCCGCAGGGACGTCCGATTTTTCCCTTGGAGCCGCCGGCACCCCCTGCCCCGCCTCACCCGCCAGCGGAAGCTGCGCCACCTCACCGACGTCGAGATCGACGAGttgtccctcgacgatcccgctgCCGTCTCGTTCTCCGCTCCCGTCTCCATGTTCGCCAACAACCTCGAAGCCATCCCCTCCCGGTCCGTGTCGTCGCCGATTTTGCTGCCGCGCCCGCTCCCCCTGCcggacgccgccgccgccacgcCGTATCGAGATTCGACCTCCGACCGGGGGCTAGGGTTCTCGCATTCGAACGCCATCGGCTTCCCTTTGCCCTCTCCATTGAGGGCTTCTAAGAGGGCGGAGGGTGACGACGGGAATGGCGTAGCTGCCGATCCCACGTCTTTCGTATCTGCGTTTGGGAG GTTAGCTTACCATACTAATTACAGTAGTCCAGATCAAGTTGGcatatcatcaaataaatcaactATTAGTCACAGGAGGAAGGTGTTCCAAGATCCAAATTCTTCTGAAACTATGAAATTTAGGTTGAATATTCCTGCTAAAAGTGTTCCAGTCAGCCAGTTCTCAAGTCCTGTTACTAGTCCTGTTGCCAGTCCTCGGAGATTTAGTGATGTAGACTTCTCAGCTTCTCCCATTGGGTTTCCAGGGCTACAGATGTGGTCAGCACCAGAGATCTCTTCCAAGGGTATGATGGCAGTTTATCCTTCACGCACTTCACCTGAGAAGACAATGTACAGTCCTGAACGTTCTCCACTTTGTAGTCCAAGAACTAAAAGTCCTCTATTAAGATCTACAAATCCTAGTGCACCGCCATCTCCCGTGCAGACAAAGTTGTTTGCAGAGAGCCCAACTGCATGGCATGAAAATGGTGGTAGTGTCAATGTCCATCCACTGCCTCTTCCTCCTGGGGCCTCACCTTCTTCACAGTCAAACTTTGGTCATCAGAGTGCAGCAAAAACAGAGGTATCACTGAAGGCAAATCATTGGCAGAAAGGAAAACTTATTGGAAGCGGAACATTTGGAACCGTTTATGAAGCCACCAACAG ACATAATGGTTCTTTATGTGCAATGAAAGAAGTTAATATAATTCCTGATGATGCCAAATCTGCTGAATGTTTGAAACAGTTGGAACAG GAGATAAAGTTTCTTAGCCAATTTAAGCATCCAAATATTGTCCAGTACTATGGGAGTGAAACA ATTGAGGATCGTCTTTACATATATCTAGAATACGTTCATCCTGGTTCAATTAATAAATATGTTCGTCAATATTGTGGAGCTATGACAGAATCAGTGGTGCGCAATTTTACTCGTCATATTCTCAATGGGCTGATTTACTTGCATAGTAAAAAGATCATGCACAG AGATATTAAAGGAGCTAATTTGCTTGTTAATGTAAATGGCGTTGTTAAGCTAGCTGATTTTGGGATGGCAAAGCAT TTAAGTGGAGCAGCACCCACTCATTCATTAAAGGGTTCACCATTTTGGATGGCTCCAGAG ATGTTGCAGGCTACAATGAATAAAGAAATTGGTTATGATCTTGCAGTTGATATTTGGAGTTTAGGCTGTACCATCATTGAGATGTTCACAGGGAAGCACCCATGGAGTGGTCTAGAAGGG CCTCAAGCTATGTTTAAGGTCTTGCATAAAGATCCACCAATACCTGAAACATTGTCCAACGACGGCAAGGACTTTCTTCAACGTTGCTTTCGTAGGAACCCTGCAGAGAGACCAACTGCTAACATGTTGCTTGAGCATCCTTTCGTTCGAAACTCCCACCATTACAGTATTCATGGTTCTCTCCAGGCTTTTGCAGGGATTAAACTT GATAATACATTTAGCCCTGGAGATAGAGGTAAATCAAAAAGCGAGCCAAATGTGAGAAGGAAACATATGCCTAATGG TGAGAACAATCAATCTCATCCTGAAATCCCTGAGTTAGCAGTCTCCCGTCTTTCTTCTCGTACTGCCGTCGAAGTTTTCCCTAGCTTGTCTCCTCCTCACGCAAGTAATGCTTCATTAAGTCCAGTTGGCTCCTCAGCGAACACACAGAATGGTGTTCAACTGGGTGCTGCAAATTTTCAGCCCTATGCATTACCCAAACGTTAA
- the LOC135610913 gene encoding mitogen-activated protein kinase kinase kinase 5-like isoform X1 → MSPSSALDMPWWKSSSHNHILSSSSASQSTGGHRGSRRDVRFFPWSRRHPLPRLTRQRKLRHLTDVEIDELSLDDPAAVSFSAPVSMFANNLEAIPSRSVSSPILLPRPLPLPDAAAATPYRDSTSDRGLGFSHSNAIGFPLPSPLRASKRAEGDDGNGVAADPTSFVSAFGSRLAYHTNYSSPDQVGISSNKSTISHRRKVFQDPNSSETMKFRLNIPAKSVPVSQFSSPVTSPVASPRRFSDVDFSASPIGFPGLQMWSAPEISSKGMMAVYPSRTSPEKTMYSPERSPLCSPRTKSPLLRSTNPSAPPSPVQTKLFAESPTAWHENGGSVNVHPLPLPPGASPSSQSNFGHQSAAKTEVSLKANHWQKGKLIGSGTFGTVYEATNRHNGSLCAMKEVNIIPDDAKSAECLKQLEQEIKFLSQFKHPNIVQYYGSETIEDRLYIYLEYVHPGSINKYVRQYCGAMTESVVRNFTRHILNGLIYLHSKKIMHRDIKGANLLVNVNGVVKLADFGMAKHLSGAAPTHSLKGSPFWMAPEMLQATMNKEIGYDLAVDIWSLGCTIIEMFTGKHPWSGLEGPQAMFKVLHKDPPIPETLSNDGKDFLQRCFRRNPAERPTANMLLEHPFVRNSHHYSIHGSLQAFAGIKLDNTFSPGDRGKSKSEPNVRRKHMPNGENNQSHPEIPELAVSRLSSRTAVEVFPSLSPPHASNASLSPVGSSANTQNGVQLGAANFQPYALPKR, encoded by the exons ATGTCCCCCTCCTCCGCCCTCGACATGCCTTGGTGGAAGAGCAGCAGCCACAACCatatcctctcctcctcctccgcctcccagAGCACCGGCGGCCACCGTGGCAGCCGCAGGGACGTCCGATTTTTCCCTTGGAGCCGCCGGCACCCCCTGCCCCGCCTCACCCGCCAGCGGAAGCTGCGCCACCTCACCGACGTCGAGATCGACGAGttgtccctcgacgatcccgctgCCGTCTCGTTCTCCGCTCCCGTCTCCATGTTCGCCAACAACCTCGAAGCCATCCCCTCCCGGTCCGTGTCGTCGCCGATTTTGCTGCCGCGCCCGCTCCCCCTGCcggacgccgccgccgccacgcCGTATCGAGATTCGACCTCCGACCGGGGGCTAGGGTTCTCGCATTCGAACGCCATCGGCTTCCCTTTGCCCTCTCCATTGAGGGCTTCTAAGAGGGCGGAGGGTGACGACGGGAATGGCGTAGCTGCCGATCCCACGTCTTTCGTATCTGCGTTTGGGAG TAGGTTAGCTTACCATACTAATTACAGTAGTCCAGATCAAGTTGGcatatcatcaaataaatcaactATTAGTCACAGGAGGAAGGTGTTCCAAGATCCAAATTCTTCTGAAACTATGAAATTTAGGTTGAATATTCCTGCTAAAAGTGTTCCAGTCAGCCAGTTCTCAAGTCCTGTTACTAGTCCTGTTGCCAGTCCTCGGAGATTTAGTGATGTAGACTTCTCAGCTTCTCCCATTGGGTTTCCAGGGCTACAGATGTGGTCAGCACCAGAGATCTCTTCCAAGGGTATGATGGCAGTTTATCCTTCACGCACTTCACCTGAGAAGACAATGTACAGTCCTGAACGTTCTCCACTTTGTAGTCCAAGAACTAAAAGTCCTCTATTAAGATCTACAAATCCTAGTGCACCGCCATCTCCCGTGCAGACAAAGTTGTTTGCAGAGAGCCCAACTGCATGGCATGAAAATGGTGGTAGTGTCAATGTCCATCCACTGCCTCTTCCTCCTGGGGCCTCACCTTCTTCACAGTCAAACTTTGGTCATCAGAGTGCAGCAAAAACAGAGGTATCACTGAAGGCAAATCATTGGCAGAAAGGAAAACTTATTGGAAGCGGAACATTTGGAACCGTTTATGAAGCCACCAACAG ACATAATGGTTCTTTATGTGCAATGAAAGAAGTTAATATAATTCCTGATGATGCCAAATCTGCTGAATGTTTGAAACAGTTGGAACAG GAGATAAAGTTTCTTAGCCAATTTAAGCATCCAAATATTGTCCAGTACTATGGGAGTGAAACA ATTGAGGATCGTCTTTACATATATCTAGAATACGTTCATCCTGGTTCAATTAATAAATATGTTCGTCAATATTGTGGAGCTATGACAGAATCAGTGGTGCGCAATTTTACTCGTCATATTCTCAATGGGCTGATTTACTTGCATAGTAAAAAGATCATGCACAG AGATATTAAAGGAGCTAATTTGCTTGTTAATGTAAATGGCGTTGTTAAGCTAGCTGATTTTGGGATGGCAAAGCAT TTAAGTGGAGCAGCACCCACTCATTCATTAAAGGGTTCACCATTTTGGATGGCTCCAGAG ATGTTGCAGGCTACAATGAATAAAGAAATTGGTTATGATCTTGCAGTTGATATTTGGAGTTTAGGCTGTACCATCATTGAGATGTTCACAGGGAAGCACCCATGGAGTGGTCTAGAAGGG CCTCAAGCTATGTTTAAGGTCTTGCATAAAGATCCACCAATACCTGAAACATTGTCCAACGACGGCAAGGACTTTCTTCAACGTTGCTTTCGTAGGAACCCTGCAGAGAGACCAACTGCTAACATGTTGCTTGAGCATCCTTTCGTTCGAAACTCCCACCATTACAGTATTCATGGTTCTCTCCAGGCTTTTGCAGGGATTAAACTT GATAATACATTTAGCCCTGGAGATAGAGGTAAATCAAAAAGCGAGCCAAATGTGAGAAGGAAACATATGCCTAATGG TGAGAACAATCAATCTCATCCTGAAATCCCTGAGTTAGCAGTCTCCCGTCTTTCTTCTCGTACTGCCGTCGAAGTTTTCCCTAGCTTGTCTCCTCCTCACGCAAGTAATGCTTCATTAAGTCCAGTTGGCTCCTCAGCGAACACACAGAATGGTGTTCAACTGGGTGCTGCAAATTTTCAGCCCTATGCATTACCCAAACGTTAA
- the LOC103982923 gene encoding transcription factor RSL2, with protein sequence MEFVLRGCLQAGDNSPILILFSTAVQGRQAGRPAVNAGFVADEIGLQCCRCGTAAKTSISSRLLFHPEQQYSSSSSSSSSSSIPPPHEMEPSMVLQEAGWSSSDATVPYDDDGSEMVAHLLGIYSSSSEQDCHDQLFCSWDNADASFDVHQYGGFFFGSHCGYDSYDASDVINVGSTSMNNNCDSISPLGGPTRLDDGETSSDEIAELGGAQDQVLQPERKSGSRSKDDVSSQSSKKARASTTVVKTPKRGKKRRNRSCDGEEESNTTTMNCRLNSCSYSWEDDSRALQDLSTGKGADQEPSTNPQSQYARKRRERINERLRILQNLVPNGTKVDISTMLEEAVHYVKFLQLQIKLLSSDELWMYAPIAYNGINIGLEIDISPQQPQ encoded by the exons ATGGAGTTTGTACTCCGTGGATGTCTGCAAGCAGGCGACAACTCTCCAATTCTAATCCTCTTCTCCACAGCTGTGcaaggcaggcaggcaggccggCCGGCCGTCAACGCCGGCTTCGTCGCCGACGAAATAGGACTCCAGTGTTGTCGTTGTGGCACTGCTGCTAAAACCAGCATAT CTTCTCGGCTGCTGTTCCACCCTGAGCAACagtactcctcctcctcctcctcctcctcctcctcctccataccTCCGCCGCACGAAATGGAGCCTTCGATGGTGCTTCAGGAGGCGGGATGGAGCTCATCGGATGCCACCGTGCCATACGATGATGATGGTTCTGAAATGGTGGCGCATTTGCTTGGCATCTACAGCTCATCCAGTGAGCAAGACTGCCACGATCAGCTCTTCTGTTCATGGGATAATGCTGATGCCAGCTTCGACGTTCACCAGTACGGTGGCTTCTTCTTTGGATCCCACTGTGGGTACGATAGCTACGACGCGAGTGATGTGATCAACGTCGGCTCCACCTCCATGAACAACAACTGCGACTCCATCTCTCCGCTCGGCGGTCCGACTCGCCTCGACGACGGCGAAACGAGCAGCGATGAGATTGCGGAGCTCGGGGGCGCTCAGGATCAGGTGCTGCAGCCTGAAAGAAAGAGTGGATCACGTTCCAAGGATGATGTCTCCTCCCAAAGCTCAAAGAAGGCTCGAGCTTCCACCACT GTGGTGAAGACACCGAAGAGAGGCAAGAAGAGAAGGAACAGGAGCTGCGACGGGGAGGAAGAGAGCAACACCACCACCATGAATTGTCGTCTGAACTCCTGCAGCTACAGCTGGGAAGATGACTCGAGAGCCTTGCAAGATCTTAGCACGGGAAAGGGAGCAGATCAAGAGCCATCGACCAATCCACAAAGTCAATATGCAAGG AAAAGGAGGGAGAGGATCAACGAGAGACTGAGGATTTTACAGAACCTCGTTCCCAATGGAACCAAG GTTGACATTAGCACGATGCTGGAGGAAGCTGTCCATTATGTGAAGTTCTTGCAGCTCCAAATTAAG CTGTTGAGCTCGGACGAACTGTGGATGTATGCTCCCATTGCTTACAACGGAATTAACATCGGACTTGAGATAGACATTTCTCCACAGCAACCACAGTAG